From Deltaproteobacteria bacterium, a single genomic window includes:
- a CDS encoding cytochrome c oxidase subunit 3 family protein, translating into MAEHVVPHHFHSAEQAFESSKLGLWLFLVTEILLFGGLFVTYIIYRAMYPDMFHEASHHLNRPLGFVNTLVLICSSFTMAMAVNKTQHNKSNRASQYLLLTLMFAATFMVIKYFEYMHKFHDGLLPGAHFTNTEITHPKADLFFSLYFMMTGLHGTHVLVGMGLILWVLIRSNRGHFGSHYSTPVELTGIYWHLVDLIWIYLFPLLYLIG; encoded by the coding sequence ATGGCCGAACATGTCGTCCCCCATCATTTCCACAGTGCCGAACAGGCCTTTGAATCGTCCAAGCTCGGCCTCTGGCTTTTTTTGGTGACCGAAATTCTTCTCTTCGGCGGGCTTTTTGTGACCTACATCATTTACCGGGCGATGTATCCCGACATGTTTCACGAGGCAAGCCATCATTTAAATCGCCCCCTCGGTTTCGTTAATACGCTGGTCCTTATCTGCTCCAGCTTCACCATGGCCATGGCGGTCAATAAAACCCAGCACAACAAAAGCAACCGGGCCAGCCAGTATCTCCTGCTGACGCTGATGTTTGCCGCCACGTTCATGGTGATCAAGTATTTTGAGTACATGCACAAGTTTCATGACGGTCTTCTTCCCGGCGCGCATTTTACCAATACCGAAATCACGCATCCCAAGGCCGACCTCTTCTTCTCGCTTTATTTCATGATGACCGGCCTTCACGGAACGCACGTTTTGGTCGGCATGGGGTTGATTCTCTGGGTGCTGATTCGTTCGAACCGGGGGCATTTTGGAAGCCACTATTCAACCCCGGTGGAACTGACCGGAATTTACTGGCATTTGGTGGACCTGATCTGGATTTATCTGTTTCCCTTGCTGTATTTGATTGGATAA
- a CDS encoding cytochrome C oxidase subunit IV family protein: protein MTQQHHADHKKSYVAVWIILLILSAITVWVAYHNYGIFNIVVAMGIATIKATLVCLYFMHLKYDNRVNQVVFAAAFVFLGIFVGLTASDELFRPTEAAAPVTAVQAPAGNQAGLMEKLRHSTAEQIAKGKEIYMAQCMACHGAGGKGDGPAGVALNPRPRDFTSGYWKQGGAPAQVFKTVSEGIAGTPMPPFNSLSIPDRWALVHFVRSLSPNTPSDTPDTLKLIGLGEGASAASSQALPEIPVDFAIDRMVKEKQ, encoded by the coding sequence ATGACTCAACAACACCACGCAGACCACAAAAAATCGTATGTCGCCGTCTGGATTATTCTTCTCATCCTTTCCGCTATCACCGTTTGGGTCGCCTATCACAATTACGGCATCTTCAACATCGTTGTCGCCATGGGGATTGCGACCATCAAGGCAACGCTCGTCTGCCTCTACTTCATGCATTTGAAATACGACAACCGGGTCAACCAGGTTGTTTTTGCCGCGGCCTTTGTTTTTCTGGGAATTTTTGTCGGCCTGACTGCCAGCGACGAACTCTTTCGGCCGACGGAGGCGGCGGCGCCGGTTACGGCGGTGCAGGCGCCTGCCGGCAATCAGGCCGGCCTGATGGAAAAACTGCGTCACTCAACAGCCGAGCAGATTGCCAAGGGAAAGGAAATTTACATGGCGCAGTGCATGGCCTGCCATGGCGCGGGCGGAAAAGGGGACGGCCCGGCGGGGGTTGCGCTTAATCCAAGGCCGCGTGATTTTACTTCCGGTTATTGGAAACAGGGAGGCGCCCCGGCACAGGTCTTCAAAACGGTGAGCGAAGGAATTGCCGGGACACCGATGCCCCCATTTAACAGCCTGTCGATCCCGGATCGTTGGGCGCTTGTCCACTTTGTCCGTTCTCTCTCGCCCAATACTCCTTCCGACACTCCGGATACCTTGAAACTGATCGGTCTGGGCGAAGGGGCTTCCGCGGCATCGTCACAGGCCTTGCCGGAGATTCCCGTGGATTTCGCGATCGACCGGATGGTGAAGGAAAAACAGTAG